A region from the Misgurnus anguillicaudatus chromosome 7, ASM2758022v2, whole genome shotgun sequence genome encodes:
- the LOC141365255 gene encoding uncharacterized protein, translating into MEEKLIIAVAGFPIIYDVSLFDYRDVTKKNDAWTKVSEIVGVPVDECRKRWKSLRDTYRKERKKEAERKKSGAGASSVRPWRYSGVMGFLNPFLEDRITDSNMVGGVEEALTPENREDAIARHSQAAQQCEPNLQGEIPSTNPRQSSLEGQAGQSSLTQSSEEQTGQSSRRKRPHSSREIDERMLTALETITKRSTAPQEDSDSLFF; encoded by the exons ATGGAGGAGAAATTGATTATTGCTGTGGCTGGCTTTCCAATAATTTATGATGTGTCCCTGTTTGATTACAGGGacgttactaaaaaaaatgatgcgtgGACAAAGGTGTCTGAGATCGTTGGTGTTCCTG TGGATGAGTGCAGAAAAAGGTGGAAGTCTCTTAGAGACACCTAcagaaaagagaggaaaaagGAGGCAGAGAGGAAGAAGAGTGGAGCAGGGGCAAGCAGCGTCCGCCCATGGCGCTATAGTGGGGTCATGGGCTTCCTCAACCCCTTCCTAGAAGATAGAATAACTGACAGTAATATGGTAGGGGGGGTTGAGGAAGCTCTGACCCCAGAGAATAGAGAAGATGCCATCGCCAGGCACAGTCAGGCAGCACAGCAGTGTGAGCCGAACCTTCAGGGTGAGATCCCGAGCACCAACCCGAGACAGTCCAGCCTTGAAGGACAGGCAGGACAATCAAGTCTGACCCAGTCCAGCGAGGAACAGACAGGGCAGTCAAGCAGGAGAAAGAGACCACACAGCAGCAGAGAGATAGATGAAAGGATGCTAACAGCTTTGGAGACTATTACTAAACGATCTACCGCTCCTCAGGAAGATAGTGACAgtctatttttttaa